Below is a window of Camelina sativa cultivar DH55 chromosome 11, Cs, whole genome shotgun sequence DNA.
TCATCTTCTGGTTTCTTGTGTTTGGTATTTGGGCTTCTCGTTCGAATGCTTCTCACAGTAGCCCttgaattcatcatcatcattatcttcttcttctactctctGCCTCTCCATGCGTAAGTCTGTGTACTTCTCTTGGAGTTAAAAAATGTACATTGCttcatatataagaaaaacaagcTCATGCTTCATTGAACacgatgaatatatatatatttatatatatgattcataatGGTTACAATGACTTTTACAGTTCCTCTGTACCTACTTTAGACAGTTGAACAAAATAACAGAaactaaaccaacaaaaaatcgaaacttgCTGATGAGAGCCCCAGAATCTGTTAAGTTGGTTATAAGTCTCTGAAATCCAACAACCCGATTCCGTAATTGTATGACCCGATTTGGTTTTCCGGGTCAGGGATCCGACACGGCGCGGTGGTCGTCGATTACTCCGaaaaaagcttcaattttttttatctagaaTTCATAACTCAGCCCTGAGGAGGAGCAAAACTCATCCAATTCAAGAACGGTTTTTGCTCCGGCGAGTCGTCCTGAAACGGAGCGGCGAAATCGGAGCTATACGGAAACTGAGGGACAAAAGCGTCATTCTGCAACAACTCGATGGAgccgccgccgccaccaccaccaaacaTGGACTTATCATCAAACGCATCATCGAACTCAAACCACTTGGGCTCGCTCTGAACTTCCCAGTGATCGGAACACGTGACGTCCGGTGAAATCACGTGACTTGAACACCTCGAGTCCGACGTAGTCATCATCATCGCCGTCGGTTTCTCATCCGCCGGCAAATACTTCTCCATTGTTCCCTTCTTATTGTAAATCCGACATAAAACCCAATCATCAAGCTGCAAATACAAATTCAACATCAataaatcaatcatcatcatcatcaatcccaaaaggaatataaaaaaaaaaagcgtacTCGCAAgttgttgttctttttgttgGTAGTAGAAGAAGCAGATCGATCAACATTAGCGAGACGATACTCATGCATAATCCAATTCGTTTTAATCCCTTTAGGAGCTTTCCCGGCGTAGAAGACGAGTGCTTTCTTAATCCCTAACGTCTTCGGTTTACCGATCGGTTTATCAGCTCCTGTAGCTTTCCAATAACCGGTTCCAGCTGCTCGGTTTGGTCTCGAACCGTTTGGGTATTTCCGGTCTCTATGTGAGAAGAAGTACCACTCTTTCTCACCGTACAACGCCATTTctgcaaaatcaacaaaataaaaattcaaaaaccacACAGAGatcaaaaaatctcaaattctcGTTGGTGTGGATTTGAGATTAACCTGGAAGCTCCCATGGATTGAATTTGTAAAGATCAATCTCTGCTATTACCGGAACGTTAATCGGCTCCGATGCACATCTCCGGCAAAGATAGAACTTAACTAGCTCTTCATCCGTCGGATGAAATCGGAATCCCGCCGGTAAATTCAACTCCgccctcattttttttttattattataaacctTTGATCGGATGTTTTATCTCGAAGATTGAAATCGAGGAGAAGAGAGCAAAGGTCTATGGAGCTTTTAtaaagctgagaagagagagagagagagaggttcaTGAACCAACCACACGTGTGTAGTCTTCCTTTAGACACGTGTTGATATTACCCCCGAGccgttttgttttttcaacgtTGACCGCGCAGCCAGCTGAGATGTACACGTGGTTTTTATATATTGGTTGATCGACATACAGAGAGTATGGTGATGTCATTGCTTCCGTCATCTTGCacgaacctttttttttgtggttgtgaTCTGGTGTTTCTCGGTGTAGCCGCAGCTTGTTCTCTGGGCCTCTGGCTAATTCGTGAAACTCTGACTTGTTGTGAGTGGACTATCAGTAAAATTACTGTGAGCTTATCCacagatgattttttttattcgtcTCCTTCAAGTAATTGAGTACGTCACTGATAATTGATGACGTCATCTTAGTCGCACGACGGCttatgtagtaaaaaaaaaaaaaagctgaaagaTGCGATAATCGACCGTCTCGTGGACCAACATTTGACAATTCCTtccacatttttttaaatattttataagaaaaactgTTTAATTTCAATGGAAGAAATAATAATGTTTACCAAAAATCATGTAAGATACGAAAATATTCATGCTAatatttatgtggttttcttgaatattttaaaaggtGCAGATACAAAGATAttttatgcatatatatattatatatgtttttttaaaaaattgtatatgttaacaaaaaacaaaagtgtagaGAGATATTTAtgaactagaaaaaaaaacaaaaaaaaaggtaatgcTTCAAGATGTTGGCAAATGGAGTCCAATTCAAAATTTACAGATACCGACATATGTTCGTGCTAACGGTTGTTAAAATTTTTGAGAGACGTTAGGGattagaatcaaacaaaattcatttaatgtattttagcgaaaattatatatgatggatgacaattatgaaatattatattattaaaaaactataaactattttttagacataaattttagtttagataaacaattttttaaaaaattaaaaatcatttatgttaaaaaaaccatatcttattaaaaaaaatcataaatttaacttgacgtctaAACAAAGGAAACATTTTTAGAATCATGAATTAATTTTATGTTCTCATTTTTATTGATCGTCACCACCtgtgttttcatgtttttttttcattattttctcttccaatttttttttagtcattttcattgttaaattttcatgataattgTCATCACTACTTTTACCATCCGATTCTTCGTtatacttttcttcttcttcttgctcgtAAGTTTTCTCACGTTATTTcactgaataatcattcaaaacttttttttagactactatacaacttgttaacccataaaaaccaaaatcattacCTCTTTTCTCGTAAAATTTGTGTAATTCATAAAAACCAGCATAGTCaccacatgcacccaattattggtATTTTCACTGTATACTTACTCGGTTTTAGATCAACACgcattgaaacttttcaaactaaaatctttaatactatAGAATTACAAATTACTTGcaaagaaagtaatatgaacccATGTGTAGCTATAAAACATTTGTTCTTGTggtcgattcttcttctttaaactccaaatattaactcaaacaacatcaaatcaatgTCTTGTGATGTCAATCGTTTTTCCCTAcccataaatattttttttactgaaataatatcaaatcatctataaagtcattcacaaaaacatgttttacagctcataagagtTATAAAGCACAAATGGAATGGAGATAAGTAAGATAtattcaagatattaaaaataaatatttaatatttaataatatataaacttttaattttttaatagagtttaattataatattttcaaaaaatattaattagtgagCTGGCTAATCCctgtttattgttttaaatcttATGTGGACAGCTTAAGGAGCTATaacttctacttttatttaatatagaaaactaccatattttcaaaaatattgaaataatatcaaatcatctataaagtcatttacaaaaacatgttttatagCTCATAAGAGTTATAAAGCACAAATGGagataagtaagatattttcaagatattaaaaaataaatatataatatttaataatatttaaacttttaaatttttaatggattttaattataatattttcaaaaatattaattagtgagCTGGCTAATCCctgtttattgttttaaatcttATGTGGACAGCTTAAGGCTATcagcttctacttttatttaataaagaaaactactatattttcaaaaatattaattaatgagaTGGCTAATTTATATGgttattttaaatcttatgTGGACAACTTAaggagtttatagcttctacttttatttagtatagattttacgggttttttttcctaaaaaatctaaataatatagaaaactactatattttcaaaaatattaattagtgagATGGCTAATCCCTATTCGTcgtttaaaatcttatgtggaCATCTTAAGGAGCTTATaacttctacttttatttaatatagaaaattttaatattttcaaaaatgttaattattgaGATGGCTAATCTatgttggttgttttaaatcttaTGTGAACAGTTTTAGGAGCTTATAggttctacttttatttagttagaTGTGgaatgttgtatatatatatattttatttcttagattttactgtttccttttcctaaaaaatcttaataatattaaaaactactatatttcaaaaatgttaattagtgaaatggttaatcttatttattgttttaaatcttATGTGGACAgtttaaaaaacttatagattctatttttatttaatatataaaaaattactatattttcaaaaatattaattaatgagaTAATTAATCCATAttgattgttttaaattttatgtgaCAGCTTTAGAAGCTtaacttcaatttttatttagcATAGACCGtatatgttaacaaaaaaaacaaaagtttagaGAGATATTTATgaactagaaaagaaaaaaacataaaaaaagaaggtaatGCATCAAGACTTAAAAGCCCATATGAGCCGTAGCGATATGTATCTTACAAGCCAATAGAAGACCCATTTTATCTTAACGTGAAGGCTGTGCTCTTGGGTCCAAGTCTTGTCTTCCAAGTTCCAAATTTCAATGTCGTATACGCTTTAGTCTAAACCTCAATCATTACCTTTGTTTCGacttttttctaaattttaatttaactttCAGAGAATTTCAATTCGAATaggtaatttttttctttaacaattattttcttttctagtaGTGtgttatttaacatatttttttttgaaaaaaaaaaggtaaaatatgatatt
It encodes the following:
- the LOC104727006 gene encoding NAC domain-containing protein 102 yields the protein MRAELNLPAGFRFHPTDEELVKFYLCRRCASEPINVPVIAEIDLYKFNPWELPEMALYGEKEWYFFSHRDRKYPNGSRPNRAAGTGYWKATGADKPIGKPKTLGIKKALVFYAGKAPKGIKTNWIMHEYRLANVDRSASSTTNKKNNNLRLDDWVLCRIYNKKGTMEKYLPADEKPTAMMMTTSDSRCSSHVISPDVTCSDHWEVQSEPKWFEFDDAFDDKSMFGGGGGGGSIELLQNDAFVPQFPYSSDFAAPFQDDSPEQKPFLNWMSFAPPQG